The following are from one region of the uncultured Hyphomonas sp. genome:
- a CDS encoding ShlB/FhaC/HecB family hemolysin secretion/activation protein — MNPTSNILHQQGSGRLNAPGVFTSQDMPAGIGERKTGRLKKNLLHVGLLTIVAEAAFCSSALAQGTSQLDLPPTLESTRPQQNLLEGPKTLSEPGSLVPLRQDESAPPNAADMTFVFSEMMIEGASALPQEDLMKLWPFEKGEEVTVSDVFMLANAITRAYSEAGYALSFAVVPEQDIASGRVRLRVIEGFVDKVDIVGPEAERLAGTAVLKRIRQLASQILNSKPLRTADLERYVLLTNDLPGVKVSVVLSPSPDTSGAAVLHVEILERDAFSGDVAFNNFMVDLLGREVAGATVNLNGIVTGSDQYSLSGWHSASSNAYWNIAGQASTGIGNEGLRVGLTASQSQSDPDDALLKVLDYQGTTTTGRLWMSYPVIRSRSKNLSVNASFGMTNATREILSTDLTRDRLRDLEVSATYDSVGASRAQNYIQLGYQRGLDVFNATGNSRANGNLEYDVISLNAQRTQPLGSALQGVISGRVGFRGQASIGSGGLFSSVECALGGRRFGRVYDSGTLSGDECLLGFGELSWTGRFGDIGTELYGFGDGGYLWQKGPLEAGQLQERTASSGGLGARVQVTPRVSGILEAAWVVEPPKNVTSTDDFRVNFGLKADF, encoded by the coding sequence GTGAATCCTACATCAAATATTTTGCATCAGCAGGGCTCCGGCAGATTGAATGCCCCCGGTGTTTTTACCTCACAAGATATGCCTGCGGGCATTGGTGAGCGAAAAACCGGACGATTGAAAAAAAACCTTCTACACGTTGGTCTGCTGACGATCGTGGCCGAAGCGGCGTTTTGCTCTTCGGCTTTGGCGCAGGGGACGTCTCAGTTGGATCTTCCTCCTACCTTGGAATCAACACGCCCACAGCAAAACCTACTGGAAGGTCCAAAAACATTGTCTGAGCCCGGCAGTCTCGTGCCGCTCCGACAGGATGAAAGTGCCCCGCCCAATGCGGCGGATATGACATTTGTGTTCTCCGAGATGATGATTGAGGGGGCGAGTGCGCTCCCGCAGGAAGATCTCATGAAGCTATGGCCCTTCGAGAAGGGCGAAGAGGTCACTGTTTCGGACGTCTTCATGTTGGCAAACGCGATCACCCGGGCCTATTCGGAGGCAGGTTACGCCTTGTCTTTCGCGGTGGTTCCGGAACAGGATATTGCATCCGGGCGTGTTCGCCTGCGTGTTATTGAAGGCTTTGTCGACAAGGTCGATATTGTGGGACCAGAAGCCGAGAGACTGGCCGGAACTGCGGTGTTGAAACGGATCAGGCAGCTAGCCTCTCAGATCCTCAATTCGAAACCGCTGCGGACGGCAGACCTGGAACGATACGTTCTGCTTACAAACGACCTGCCCGGGGTCAAGGTGTCGGTCGTGCTTTCGCCCTCGCCAGATACCAGCGGGGCAGCCGTTCTGCACGTGGAAATTCTAGAACGCGATGCTTTTTCCGGAGATGTTGCCTTCAACAATTTCATGGTTGACCTGCTCGGCCGGGAAGTTGCCGGAGCGACAGTCAATCTGAATGGAATCGTGACCGGTTCAGATCAGTACAGCCTGTCAGGATGGCACAGCGCAAGCTCTAATGCTTATTGGAATATTGCAGGTCAGGCATCCACGGGGATCGGAAATGAAGGGCTGAGAGTTGGCCTTACTGCCTCACAATCGCAAAGCGATCCTGACGATGCGCTTCTGAAAGTCCTGGATTACCAGGGCACCACCACAACAGGTCGCCTGTGGATGAGCTACCCTGTCATCCGTAGCCGGTCGAAAAACCTTTCTGTCAATGCCTCCTTTGGCATGACCAACGCAACAAGGGAGATCCTGTCGACAGACCTGACCCGTGATCGCTTGCGTGACCTGGAAGTGTCCGCAACTTATGACTCGGTAGGTGCTTCCAGGGCGCAAAACTACATTCAGCTCGGCTATCAGCGCGGCCTGGATGTTTTCAATGCAACCGGCAACAGCCGCGCCAACGGGAATCTAGAATACGATGTCATCTCCCTTAATGCGCAACGGACACAGCCCCTTGGCAGCGCACTGCAGGGTGTCATCTCCGGGCGCGTCGGCTTCAGGGGACAGGCATCCATCGGAAGCGGCGGGCTGTTTTCCAGTGTCGAGTGTGCCCTAGGTGGCCGCCGTTTCGGGAGGGTCTACGATTCCGGTACGCTCTCGGGAGACGAGTGTCTGCTTGGCTTTGGCGAGTTGAGCTGGACGGGACGTTTTGGCGATATCGGAACAGAACTCTATGGCTTCGGGGATGGTGGCTATCTCTGGCAGAAAGGCCCGCTTGAGGCAGGTCAACTGCAGGAAAGAACGGCTTCTTCAGGTGGACTGGGAGCGCGCGTTCAGGTCACGCCGCGGGTTAGTGGAATTCTGGAAGCCGCCTGGGTCGTCGAGCCACCAAAGAACGTCACGTCCACAGATGACTTTCGCGTGAATTTCGGACTGAAGGCGGATTTCTGA
- a CDS encoding response regulator transcription factor, translating to MSEYLPETVLIIDNHLFVCELLADFLVDKWKGVRVNFIESHDELTDKIEDSMAPDLVILDCGHPGVAAQEILNAVRDAYPSAKIVVFSAALPGIEVAAAFDLGAIAYVPKDVGLEVLSKILDLVVAGVSYVPTEIIADLMDHPPARLKANHAGSATPPSLSQREEVLLTHFLHGDSNKVVAHNMDLSESAVKQLARGLFKKLNVNNRTQAAVVAVKLGIASNIVRKQ from the coding sequence TTGTCCGAGTATTTGCCCGAAACTGTTCTAATTATTGATAATCACCTATTTGTTTGTGAACTGCTTGCCGATTTTCTGGTCGATAAATGGAAGGGTGTGCGAGTCAATTTCATCGAGTCTCACGATGAGCTGACGGATAAGATCGAAGATTCCATGGCGCCGGACCTTGTCATTCTTGATTGTGGTCACCCCGGGGTTGCCGCGCAGGAGATTTTGAATGCGGTGAGGGACGCTTATCCGTCCGCAAAGATTGTTGTTTTTTCAGCAGCGTTGCCGGGCATTGAGGTCGCAGCAGCATTTGATTTGGGTGCGATTGCCTATGTGCCAAAAGATGTGGGTCTGGAGGTGTTGAGCAAAATCCTGGACCTGGTTGTTGCGGGCGTTAGCTATGTACCAACAGAAATCATTGCAGACCTGATGGATCACCCGCCAGCACGGCTGAAGGCAAACCATGCGGGTTCAGCAACGCCACCCAGTTTGAGTCAGCGGGAAGAAGTGCTGCTTACACATTTTCTTCACGGCGATTCGAACAAGGTGGTCGCCCATAACATGGACCTGTCCGAGAGTGCGGTAAAGCAACTGGCCAGGGGGCTATTTAAAAAGCTGAATGTAAACAATCGGACGCAGGCTGCAGTTGTTGCTGTCAAGCTGGGTATCGCATCAAATATCGTCCGAAAACAATGA
- a CDS encoding YDG domain-containing protein, whose translation MSTSIVIFPNDRSRANWLMRTSATALAAGLVGFPALAGPNGAVVSVGEAEVAGEGSANMTITQGSDRAVINWDSFSVGRGETVTFVQPDAESVTANRVLGLDPSVILGSVNANGQVVLVNRNGILFGQGSRVDASGLVATTLDFDDAAFMAGGELRFSATDAAAASVVNEGYISISNAGMAAFVAPHVRNSGVISANLGRVALGAGTGFTLDLYGDGLIRFEASDSVESFLFGEDDETALVEQAGEISAAGGKVLLTASAAREVVNQSVSISGTVRADTVSQSAGVITLSGSGGVKVANGALVSASGAKGGGLIEVDAGSFTTDGLIQAGGTGSGLSTKGDGGTIRVTADHVGLGGTLTASGRSGGEIAIASSGQLFLAENVFATGAAGEGGSISYKAGRILETSTGRTNAQGLTHGGTITVDGGLQVATSGQYLADGIYGRGGQIDFSAGDVRLLSAGLSASGFSQGGLVRVGGAFQGGKTPDTEKAYYGSFLGRWGELSPIGSADAVFFGDASWVDVSAASGLGGTAVIWSDKQTTFLGGIDARGGSGGGSVEISSGEDLRQADLDTVWVGDGHLLLDPKNIIIGTDSTLAEWAYAGIMGSGYVKNLDVDVGLDAADFFGAAVSLNAAGDRLAVGAYGDDGSASNTGAVYLFSFANNNFANGTLEAVLGSGYTGGKNVDVAVGDSDVFGSSLSLNAAGDRLAVGAPSDDGAGDAVDGSGAVYLFSFTDTIFSGGAQEAVLGAGYSSGKDVDVADLEASDSFGSAVSLNAAGDRLAVGARGDDGAGNAVSGSGSVYLFSFADTAFTGGTQEAIIGSGYSGGKNVDVANLDTSDEFGFSVSLNASGDRLAAGARFDDGNGNAVNRAGAAYLFSFSDTDFSGGAQEAVFGSGYSGGKNVDMADLAADDFFGVSVSLNAVGDRLAIGAYRDDGAADAFTNPGAVYLFSFSDTAFSGAAQEAVLGAGYSGGKDVDVTNLDANDYFGYAVSLNAAGDRLAVGASDAESADDSVSNTGDVYLFSFSDTAFSGGTQEAVFGSGYGLDGVKVPAIDLASSLDASDFFGGSVSLNAAGDRLAVGAYGDDDATDSASNTGAVYLFSFSDTAFSGGTLEAVMGAGYTGGKNVDVALEDSDGFGYAVSLNAAGDRLAVGAPGDDGANDDVSAGGAVYLFSFTDTVFSGGTQEAIIGSDYGGTKDVDVTNLQASDNFGQSASLNAAGDRLAVGAYGDDGANDDVSGAGAVYLYSFSDTAFSGGAQDAILGADYSGGKNVDVANLEGGDSFGFDVSLNASGDLLAVAARADDGDSNSVSRAGAVYLFSFSDTDFSGGAQEAVFGYGYAGPKDVDMADLAVDDFFGTSVSLNAAGDRLAIGAYRDDGAGDAFTNTGAVYLFSFTNTAFSGAAQEAVIGAGYSGGKDVDVTNLEDSDLFGYAVSLNAAGDLLAVGASDEDGATNNVSNAGAVYLFTGPGNASRYGWSTGETVTVDAQDIADKLAEGTSLTLQASNDLTVSTAVNVTGTPASVGALTLQAGRSILVDADIVTLGGDVSLIANDLLANGVIDAEREAGAAVIAMASGAEIDAGAGIVTLVLLDGAGKTYTASGDITLASITAGSLTVLNEGPTAGSGIVLQSGAVLTASGSGDAIVLAGDTFTNNAGASALDAASGNWQIWSGDPADDTLDGLTADYRQYNAVNGTSTVLGTGNGVLYTLAPVLTVALSGDAISKVYDTTTDALLAASNYVVSGAIQGDTVSILETAGAYDTRNAGTGKTVTVSGLDAASDVSASNGAMTVYGYQLASTSVSGAVGDITAATLTIGGLSADDKVYDALTGATWTGGSLVGVLGSDTVSLDGSSASAAFSDKNVGTGKTVTASGFALSGGDAGNYVLTQPSGLAADITAATLTIGGLSADDKVYDALTGATWTGGSLVGVLGSDTVSLDGSSASAAFSDKNVGTGKTVTASGFALSGGDAGNYVLTQPSGLAADITAATLTVTVDDASRAQSAPDPVFTYDVTGFAGTEDESVISGLAVASDATANSGAGTYRIYASGASAVNYDFVYQDGVLTVSADPTDPTDPTDPTDPTDPTDPTDPTDPTDPTVPDVVTEEVEDVITHAELGGDEGPGEASSSSNPFTSSAGAGQTEWFTAMSSDTGTTEYAEYWSADINPEEGRLTYKRTKLAVKVDQGEGVYYVGQAEEKSE comes from the coding sequence CTCTGACCGTGCGGTGATCAACTGGGACAGCTTCTCGGTCGGGCGCGGCGAGACGGTGACGTTCGTACAGCCGGATGCGGAGTCCGTGACGGCCAACCGTGTGCTGGGTCTGGACCCGTCAGTGATCCTTGGGTCTGTAAATGCCAATGGGCAGGTGGTTCTGGTCAACCGGAACGGCATCCTGTTCGGTCAGGGCTCGCGGGTCGATGCATCAGGCCTTGTGGCGACGACGCTGGATTTTGACGATGCGGCGTTCATGGCGGGCGGGGAGCTGCGCTTCTCGGCGACGGATGCGGCCGCGGCGTCTGTGGTCAATGAAGGCTATATCTCGATCTCCAATGCCGGCATGGCGGCCTTTGTGGCGCCGCATGTGCGCAATTCGGGCGTGATCTCTGCTAATCTCGGGCGCGTGGCGCTGGGGGCGGGCACCGGGTTTACGCTGGACCTTTATGGCGACGGGCTGATCCGGTTCGAGGCGAGCGATTCGGTCGAGTCGTTCCTGTTCGGTGAAGACGATGAGACAGCGCTGGTCGAGCAGGCGGGCGAGATCTCTGCGGCTGGCGGTAAGGTCCTTCTGACGGCGTCTGCGGCGCGTGAAGTGGTCAACCAGTCTGTTAGCATTAGCGGAACTGTGCGGGCCGATACGGTAAGCCAGTCTGCGGGTGTGATCACGCTGTCGGGGTCTGGCGGTGTGAAGGTCGCGAACGGGGCGCTGGTGTCTGCGTCCGGGGCCAAGGGCGGCGGCCTGATCGAGGTCGATGCGGGCAGCTTCACGACGGACGGGTTGATCCAGGCTGGCGGGACGGGCTCAGGTCTTTCCACGAAGGGCGATGGCGGCACGATCCGTGTGACGGCCGACCATGTCGGACTGGGCGGGACGCTGACCGCGTCGGGCCGTTCTGGCGGCGAGATTGCGATTGCGTCGTCGGGCCAGTTGTTCCTGGCCGAGAACGTTTTTGCGACCGGGGCGGCCGGAGAAGGCGGGTCAATCAGCTATAAGGCCGGACGTATCCTTGAGACCTCGACCGGTCGGACGAATGCGCAGGGCCTGACCCATGGCGGGACGATCACGGTGGATGGCGGTTTGCAGGTGGCCACGTCGGGCCAATATCTTGCGGACGGCATCTATGGCCGGGGCGGTCAGATCGACTTCAGCGCCGGTGATGTGCGCCTGTTGTCGGCGGGCCTGTCGGCGAGCGGCTTCAGCCAGGGCGGTCTTGTCCGCGTCGGCGGAGCGTTCCAGGGCGGCAAGACGCCGGATACGGAGAAAGCATATTACGGGTCGTTCCTCGGCCGGTGGGGCGAGCTTTCGCCGATTGGCAGTGCGGATGCGGTATTTTTCGGAGATGCGAGCTGGGTCGATGTGAGCGCAGCATCCGGTCTGGGCGGCACGGCCGTGATCTGGTCTGACAAGCAGACGACATTCCTGGGCGGGATCGACGCGCGCGGCGGGTCCGGCGGCGGGTCGGTGGAGATCTCCTCGGGTGAGGATTTGCGCCAGGCCGATCTGGACACGGTCTGGGTGGGCGATGGCCATCTCCTGCTTGACCCGAAGAATATCATCATCGGGACCGACAGCACCCTCGCCGAATGGGCCTATGCCGGTATAATGGGATCGGGCTATGTCAAAAACCTCGATGTCGATGTGGGACTGGATGCTGCTGATTTCTTTGGTGCTGCAGTTTCATTGAACGCAGCGGGGGACCGTCTGGCCGTAGGGGCTTACGGAGATGACGGCTCGGCCAGCAATACTGGTGCAGTTTACCTGTTCAGCTTCGCCAATAATAATTTCGCCAACGGGACGCTGGAAGCGGTGCTCGGGTCCGGTTACACCGGCGGCAAGAATGTCGATGTGGCTGTTGGGGACTCAGATGTATTTGGTTCCAGTCTCTCGCTGAACGCGGCGGGGGATCGCCTGGCCGTTGGGGCTCCAAGTGATGATGGCGCCGGTGATGCGGTCGATGGTTCCGGTGCGGTTTACCTGTTCAGCTTTACCGATACGATCTTCAGTGGCGGCGCGCAGGAAGCCGTGCTCGGGGCCGGCTACAGCAGCGGCAAGGATGTCGATGTGGCCGATCTGGAGGCGAGCGATAGCTTTGGTTCCGCTGTCTCGCTGAACGCAGCAGGCGACCGCCTGGCCGTAGGGGCTCGCGGTGATGACGGGGCCGGTAATGCGGTCAGCGGGTCCGGTTCAGTCTACCTATTCAGCTTTGCCGATACGGCCTTCACCGGTGGGACGCAGGAAGCGATTATCGGGTCCGGTTACAGCGGCGGCAAGAATGTCGATGTGGCCAATCTGGATACGAGCGATGAGTTTGGCTTCAGTGTCTCGTTGAATGCGTCGGGCGACCGTCTGGCTGCAGGGGCTCGCTTTGATGACGGCAATGGTAATGCGGTCAACAGGGCTGGTGCGGCGTATCTGTTCAGCTTTAGTGATACGGATTTCAGCGGCGGGGCGCAGGAAGCCGTGTTCGGCTCCGGTTACAGCGGCGGCAAGAATGTCGATATGGCTGATCTGGCCGCGGATGATTTCTTTGGCGTTTCCGTTTCACTGAACGCCGTGGGGGATCGTCTGGCCATCGGGGCTTACAGAGATGACGGCGCGGCTGATGCGTTCACCAATCCGGGTGCAGTCTACCTGTTCAGCTTTAGCGATACGGCCTTCAGCGGCGCGGCGCAGGAAGCTGTGCTCGGGGCTGGTTACAGCGGCGGTAAGGACGTCGATGTGACTAATCTGGATGCAAACGATTATTTTGGTTACGCTGTCTCGCTGAACGCGGCGGGGGATCGCCTCGCCGTCGGGGCCAGTGATGCAGAAAGCGCGGATGATTCGGTCTCCAATACCGGTGACGTCTACCTGTTCAGCTTTAGCGATACGGCCTTCAGCGGCGGAACACAGGAAGCCGTGTTCGGGTCTGGCTATGGTCTGGACGGCGTCAAGGTGCCTGCGATCGATTTGGCATCATCTCTGGATGCATCTGATTTCTTTGGCGGTTCTGTCTCATTGAACGCAGCGGGTGACCGTCTGGCCGTAGGGGCTTACGGAGATGACGACGCCACTGATTCGGCCAGCAATACCGGTGCGGTTTACCTGTTCAGCTTTAGCGATACGGCCTTCAGTGGCGGGACGCTGGAAGCGGTGATGGGGGCCGGTTACACCGGCGGCAAAAATGTCGATGTGGCTCTGGAGGACAGCGATGGCTTCGGTTACGCAGTCTCACTGAACGCAGCGGGAGATCGCCTGGCCGTTGGGGCTCCCGGAGATGACGGCGCCAATGATGACGTCAGCGCAGGCGGTGCGGTTTACCTGTTCAGCTTTACCGATACGGTCTTCAGTGGCGGCACGCAGGAAGCGATTATCGGGTCCGATTACGGTGGCACCAAGGATGTTGATGTGACCAATCTGCAGGCGAGCGATAACTTCGGTCAATCTGCCTCGCTGAATGCGGCGGGTGATCGTCTGGCCGTGGGAGCTTATGGAGACGACGGCGCCAATGATGATGTCAGCGGAGCCGGTGCGGTTTATCTGTACAGCTTTAGTGATACGGCCTTCAGTGGCGGCGCGCAGGACGCAATTCTCGGGGCTGATTACAGTGGCGGCAAGAATGTCGATGTGGCCAATCTGGAAGGTGGCGATAGTTTTGGCTTCGATGTCTCGCTGAACGCGTCGGGGGATCTCCTCGCAGTGGCCGCTCGTGCAGATGATGGCGATAGTAATTCGGTCAGCAGAGCCGGTGCTGTGTATCTGTTCAGCTTTAGCGATACGGATTTCAGCGGCGGGGCGCAGGAAGCCGTCTTCGGCTATGGTTATGCCGGCCCCAAGGATGTCGACATGGCCGACCTGGCCGTGGATGATTTCTTTGGGACTTCCGTCTCGCTGAACGCAGCGGGGGATCGTCTGGCCATCGGGGCCTATAGAGATGACGGCGCCGGTGACGCGTTCACCAATACTGGTGCGGTGTATCTGTTCAGCTTTACTAATACGGCCTTTAGCGGCGCGGCGCAGGAAGCGGTGATCGGGGCCGGTTACAGCGGCGGCAAGGACGTCGATGTGACCAATCTGGAGGACAGCGATCTATTTGGCTACGCAGTCTCGCTGAACGCGGCGGGGGATCTCCTGGCCGTCGGGGCCAGCGATGAAGACGGCGCTACGAATAATGTCAGCAACGCCGGTGCGGTTTACCTGTTCACGGGGCCGGGCAATGCGTCGCGCTATGGATGGTCGACCGGCGAGACAGTGACGGTTGATGCGCAGGATATTGCGGACAAGCTGGCAGAAGGAACGTCTTTGACACTTCAGGCGTCGAACGACCTGACCGTGTCGACCGCGGTGAATGTGACCGGGACGCCAGCTTCTGTTGGAGCTCTGACGCTTCAGGCAGGCCGCTCGATCCTGGTGGATGCGGATATCGTGACCCTGGGCGGAGATGTGAGCCTGATCGCCAATGACCTTCTGGCGAATGGTGTGATCGATGCCGAGCGGGAAGCAGGCGCGGCTGTGATCGCGATGGCATCCGGTGCCGAGATCGATGCTGGGGCTGGTATCGTCACACTTGTGCTTCTGGACGGGGCGGGCAAGACCTACACGGCCAGTGGTGACATCACGCTTGCCTCGATCACGGCGGGCAGCCTGACCGTGCTCAATGAAGGGCCGACTGCAGGGTCTGGCATCGTGCTCCAGTCCGGGGCGGTTCTGACCGCGTCCGGCAGCGGGGATGCGATTGTCCTGGCGGGCGATACGTTCACAAACAATGCAGGCGCTTCTGCACTGGATGCGGCCTCGGGCAACTGGCAGATCTGGTCGGGGGATCCCGCAGATGACACGCTGGACGGCCTGACCGCGGACTACCGTCAATACAACGCGGTCAATGGAACCAGCACTGTTCTGGGTACGGGCAATGGGGTGTTGTATACGCTGGCGCCTGTCCTGACGGTTGCGCTGAGCGGTGATGCGATCTCAAAAGTCTATGACACAACGACAGATGCACTGCTTGCAGCGTCGAACTATGTGGTCAGCGGGGCAATCCAGGGCGATACGGTGAGTATTCTGGAGACGGCCGGGGCCTATGACACCAGGAATGCTGGCACGGGCAAGACGGTCACGGTGAGCGGGCTTGATGCAGCCAGCGATGTGTCGGCTTCGAACGGGGCGATGACGGTTTATGGCTACCAGCTGGCCTCCACCAGTGTTAGCGGTGCTGTCGGAGACATCACGGCCGCGACGCTGACGATCGGTGGCCTGAGCGCAGATGACAAGGTGTATGATGCTCTGACGGGCGCGACATGGACGGGCGGGAGCCTTGTGGGCGTGCTTGGCTCTGACACTGTCAGCCTGGATGGCAGCTCAGCGAGTGCGGCGTTCTCTGACAAGAATGTCGGCACGGGCAAAACGGTCACGGCGTCGGGCTTTGCGCTGTCGGGCGGAGATGCTGGGAATTATGTCCTGACGCAACCTTCGGGTCTGGCGGCAGACATCACGGCCGCGACGCTGACGATCGGTGGCCTGAGCGCAGATGACAAGGTGTATGATGCTCTGACGGGCGCGACATGGACGGGCGGGAGCCTTGTGGGCGTGCTTGGCTCTGACACTGTCAGCCTGGATGGCAGCTCAGCGAGTGCGGCGTTCTCTGACAAGAATGTCGGCACGGGCAAAACGGTCACGGCGTCGGGCTTTGCGCTGTCGGGCGGAGATGCTGGGAATTATGTCCTGACGCAACCTTCGGGTCTGGCGGCAGACATCACGGCCGCGACGCTGACGGTGACGGTGGATGATGCCTCGCGGGCGCAGAGCGCTCCCGATCCAGTGTTTACCTATGATGTCACGGGCTTTGCCGGGACAGAGGATGAAAGCGTGATCTCGGGGCTGGCGGTTGCGAGTGACGCGACTGCAAACTCCGGAGCCGGCACCTATCGCATCTATGCGAGCGGGGCCTCTGCCGTCAATTACGACTTTGTCTACCAGGATGGGGTCTTGACCGTGTCGGCAGATCCAACGGATCCAACGGATCCAACGGATCCAACGGATCCAACAGATCCAACAGATCCAACAGATCCAACGGATCCGACTGACCCAACCGTGCCCGATGTGGTTACAGAAGAAGTCGAGGATGTAATTACCCATGCCGAGCTTGGCGGGGATGAGGGTCCGGGCGAAGCAAGCTCCTCCTCCAACCCGTTCACGAGTTCTGCGGGCGCGGGCCAGACCGAGTGGTTTACGGCAATGTCCTCCGATACAGGTACTACCGAATACGCGGAATACTGGTCGGCCGACATTAATCCGGAAGAGGGGAGGCTCACCTACAAAAGAACCAAACTCGCTGTCAAAGTGGATCAAGGTGAAGGGGTCTACTATGTCGGTCAGGCAGAGGAAAAAAGCGAGTAA
- a CDS encoding SapC family protein, which produces MPAGTIEKEDIYMFTDRNKKPAARDDVAAPTVLPPFYNTITPLFSERHKNLKYDGHKNYAFAADATAIVVMADEFALVERDCPIVFSKGDAVMPVALTGMPQGRNQFVSEDGSWKSDAYVPAYVRRYPFILGKLSSEDDKLTLCFDSKSELVGEEGERGALFADDKPTALTQHILAFCKQVEVGFTRTRNLVKELEDLGLLMDAKAEIVRRGAEPALFAGFQIVSEEKLKRLTEEQTQALAKSGMLALIHAHLLSLKNVDRLFARHLAATNAAAGTEWVA; this is translated from the coding sequence TTGCCAGCCGGCACCATTGAAAAAGAGGATATCTATATGTTCACGGATCGAAACAAGAAGCCTGCAGCTAGGGATGACGTGGCAGCCCCGACCGTACTGCCGCCCTTCTACAACACCATCACGCCCTTGTTTAGCGAGAGGCATAAGAACTTGAAATATGACGGTCACAAGAACTATGCATTTGCCGCAGATGCGACAGCTATAGTGGTGATGGCGGACGAGTTCGCATTGGTGGAGCGAGACTGTCCGATCGTTTTCAGTAAAGGAGATGCGGTCATGCCGGTCGCCCTGACGGGCATGCCGCAAGGACGAAATCAGTTTGTTTCTGAAGATGGAAGCTGGAAAAGTGATGCGTATGTGCCCGCTTATGTGCGTCGCTACCCGTTCATTCTGGGAAAACTTTCATCAGAGGACGATAAGTTGACGCTTTGCTTCGACAGCAAAAGCGAGCTGGTCGGTGAAGAAGGGGAGCGTGGCGCCCTCTTTGCGGACGACAAGCCTACGGCGCTCACTCAGCATATTCTCGCGTTTTGTAAACAGGTGGAGGTTGGCTTCACACGGACTCGGAATCTCGTGAAAGAGCTAGAGGATCTTGGTCTGTTGATGGACGCGAAAGCGGAAATTGTGCGGCGAGGGGCAGAGCCTGCGCTTTTTGCCGGTTTCCAGATTGTATCGGAAGAAAAGCTGAAAAGGTTGACAGAAGAGCAAACACAGGCGCTGGCAAAGTCTGGCATGCTCGCTCTTATCCATGCCCATCTTCTTTCCCTTAAAAATGTGGATCGCTTGTTTGCCCGCCACTTGGCGGCAACGAATGCGGCTGCCGGGACTGAATGGGTGGCTTGA
- a CDS encoding invasion associated locus B family protein, whose protein sequence is MKKTLTTLLALAGLSLGANAEPSQQSETHGDWTVRCVERVDLPPCDMIQMASHKESGEQVMQLSIAHAGKVDVFGVQFLVPLGVRIDEGVAIRVDEQVPMTDYDFTRCAAEGCYIEKTVGHKEMDVFRKGKAGILVMLEGDGEPLVVPLSFDGFTDALKVVEKRNRNWAGLS, encoded by the coding sequence ATGAAAAAAACACTGACGACTTTACTCGCGCTGGCGGGGCTGTCTCTTGGGGCAAATGCCGAACCATCTCAGCAAAGCGAAACCCATGGCGACTGGACTGTGCGTTGTGTCGAACGTGTCGATCTGCCGCCTTGCGACATGATCCAGATGGCCAGCCATAAGGAAAGCGGTGAGCAAGTGATGCAGCTTTCAATTGCTCATGCCGGAAAGGTTGACGTTTTTGGCGTGCAGTTCCTGGTCCCGCTGGGCGTGCGAATCGATGAAGGCGTGGCGATCCGGGTCGATGAACAGGTTCCGATGACCGATTACGACTTTACCCGCTGTGCCGCAGAGGGCTGCTATATCGAGAAGACGGTCGGACACAAGGAGATGGATGTCTTCCGGAAGGGCAAGGCCGGGATTCTCGTCATGCTTGAGGGAGACGGTGAGCCTCTGGTCGTGCCGCTCTCTTTTGACGGCTTTACAGATGCTCTGAAGGTTGTGGAAAAGCGAAATAGAAACTGGGCGGGCTTGTCCTGA